One window of the Runella slithyformis DSM 19594 genome contains the following:
- a CDS encoding ATP-dependent DNA helicase, whose amino-acid sequence MKETTPPTASELMLKNFPHEPTAGQQHFFIKIAEFLEDDNLRDCFLLKGYAGTGKTTLISTVIKVVSKFGFKTVLLAPTGRAAKVMSNYSKKKSFTIHKKIYRQVADAYTGSLHFERQSNKHRDTLFIVDEASMISDEAEFGSRGLLADLIEYVFEGIGNKLLIVGDVAQLPPINKELSPALDKGILESTYYMSVYEQELTEVTRQGQNSGILQNATRLRDALPLEKLSIQLRTRGLRDFYKMPGERLEDGLRYAYDKHGRENVTIITRSNREAVQLNEFVRRQINGSEEEIEAGDLLMIVRNNYTVLDEESPAGFLANGDFVEVKRIRREEEMHGFRFATVELQLLDYEEQPPFEAKIFLDTLHSPAPSLSQDENKRLYEAVLQDYIYLKSKKARTEAIRQDVYLNALQVKFAYALTCHKSQGGQWKSVFVNQGYLPEEQVNREFVRWLYTAMTRATDEVFMMNFHAQFFE is encoded by the coding sequence ATGAAAGAGACAACGCCCCCCACCGCCTCAGAGCTGATGCTGAAAAATTTTCCGCATGAGCCTACCGCCGGTCAGCAACATTTTTTTATAAAAATAGCCGAATTTCTGGAAGATGATAACCTTCGCGATTGTTTTTTGTTGAAAGGCTACGCCGGAACGGGCAAAACGACCCTTATCAGTACCGTTATCAAAGTAGTAAGCAAGTTTGGCTTCAAAACCGTCCTGTTGGCCCCCACGGGCCGAGCCGCCAAGGTGATGAGCAACTACTCGAAAAAGAAGTCATTTACCATCCACAAAAAGATATACCGGCAGGTAGCCGATGCCTACACGGGCTCGCTGCACTTTGAGCGCCAGTCCAACAAACACCGCGATACGCTTTTTATCGTAGACGAAGCCTCCATGATCTCCGACGAGGCCGAATTCGGCTCACGCGGCTTACTGGCCGATCTGATCGAATACGTGTTTGAGGGTATTGGCAACAAACTCCTCATCGTGGGTGACGTGGCCCAGCTCCCGCCCATCAACAAAGAACTTAGCCCCGCGCTCGACAAAGGCATCCTCGAAAGTACTTATTACATGAGCGTGTACGAGCAGGAACTGACCGAAGTAACGCGTCAGGGACAAAACTCTGGCATTCTGCAAAACGCCACGCGCCTGCGCGACGCCCTGCCGCTCGAAAAACTATCCATTCAACTCCGCACACGCGGCTTGCGCGATTTTTATAAAATGCCCGGCGAACGCCTCGAAGACGGTCTGCGCTACGCTTACGACAAGCACGGCCGCGAAAACGTGACCATCATCACGCGCTCCAACCGCGAAGCCGTGCAGCTCAATGAGTTTGTGCGCCGCCAGATCAACGGCTCCGAAGAAGAGATCGAAGCGGGCGACCTGCTGATGATCGTGCGCAACAATTATACCGTGCTCGATGAAGAATCGCCGGCGGGCTTTTTGGCCAACGGTGATTTTGTGGAGGTAAAGCGCATCCGCCGAGAAGAAGAAATGCACGGCTTTCGCTTCGCCACCGTGGAGCTTCAACTGCTCGACTACGAGGAGCAGCCGCCCTTTGAAGCCAAGATTTTTCTGGATACGCTCCACTCCCCCGCCCCGTCGCTGAGTCAGGACGAAAACAAACGGTTGTACGAGGCCGTGTTGCAGGATTATATCTATCTCAAATCCAAAAAAGCCCGCACCGAAGCCATCCGTCAGGATGTATATCTGAACGCGTTACAGGTCAAATTTGCCTACGCCCTCACCTGCCATAAATCGCAGGGCGGACAGTGGAAATCCGTGTTTGTGAATCAGGGCTACCTGCCTGAAGAGCAGGTCAATCGGGAGTTTGTGCGGTGGCTGTATACGGCTATGACCCGCGCCACCGACGAGGTATTTATGATGAACTTCCACGCGCAGTTTTTTGAATAA
- a CDS encoding Crp/Fnr family transcriptional regulator, translating to MKLDSQLLKAQFGNLFESNLLDELAQVGHYMEVEEGFVLMRPGGYIRSIPILLSGSVKISRSDADGREALLYYLGGLDSCAMSLTCCLGRRQSEITAVADEKTRLITIPVEKAEDWMNKYPSWKQFVFATYQKRFDDLLGAIDQIAFHKLDERLINLLKRKSKQCGCSVFNITHEELANELATSREVISRLLKQLERLDRVKLSRNKIELLEAVPH from the coding sequence ATGAAATTAGACAGTCAACTCCTGAAAGCGCAATTCGGAAATTTATTTGAATCGAATTTATTGGATGAATTGGCCCAAGTCGGCCATTATATGGAAGTAGAGGAAGGCTTTGTGCTCATGCGTCCCGGCGGCTATATCCGCAGCATCCCCATTCTATTGAGCGGCTCAGTCAAAATTTCGCGCTCCGATGCCGACGGGCGCGAGGCCTTATTGTATTACCTGGGCGGACTTGACTCCTGCGCCATGTCGCTGACCTGCTGCCTGGGCCGCCGCCAAAGCGAGATCACGGCCGTTGCGGACGAAAAAACGCGTCTCATTACGATTCCGGTCGAAAAGGCAGAAGATTGGATGAATAAATACCCATCGTGGAAACAGTTCGTGTTTGCCACATATCAGAAACGTTTTGACGACCTGCTGGGCGCTATCGATCAGATTGCGTTTCATAAACTTGACGAGCGCCTCATCAACCTGCTCAAACGCAAGTCAAAGCAATGCGGGTGCAGCGTCTTCAACATCACCCACGAAGAGCTCGCCAACGAGTTGGCTACTTCACGTGAGGTGATTTCACGCCTCCTCAAACAGCTCGAACGACTGGACCGCGTAAAACTCTCGCGCAACAAAATTGAATTGTTGGAAGCCGTGCCGCACTAA
- a CDS encoding helix-turn-helix domain-containing protein, whose protein sequence is MNYESKIIESAEFLLEQEHKSSLAIIRDRVRFIRLLKSGEAKTQSAAGKTIGLCERQSQRLWRIYQEKGLAGLQKKPAWGYWGKLSSTQIAHLRQFILDDRAETLADIQVYLQNHLGVSYTIGGVSDLCKRLKIKFRKGRPVNVRQQPGAIKDLKKKQKIEK, encoded by the coding sequence ATGAACTATGAGTCTAAAATAATTGAAAGTGCAGAATTTTTACTTGAACAAGAACACAAGAGTAGTCTGGCCATTATTCGGGACCGTGTTCGTTTTATTCGGCTATTAAAAAGTGGTGAAGCCAAAACTCAGTCAGCCGCCGGGAAAACTATTGGTCTATGTGAGCGCCAATCGCAGCGACTTTGGCGGATTTATCAGGAGAAAGGACTGGCAGGCTTACAAAAAAAACCTGCTTGGGGATATTGGGGGAAATTAAGCAGTACTCAAATAGCTCATTTACGACAATTCATATTAGATGACCGAGCAGAGACGCTGGCTGATATTCAAGTCTATTTGCAAAATCATTTGGGAGTAAGTTATACAATCGGAGGTGTAAGCGATTTGTGTAAACGCTTAAAAATCAAGTTCAGGAAAGGCCGACCGGTCAATGTGCGCCAACAGCCCGGAGCCATAAAGGATTTAAAAAAAAAGCAAAAAATTGAAAAATGA
- a CDS encoding tyrosine-protein phosphatase: protein MPFPFLKRNRTVAGFTRSSPFAVDMHAHILPALDNGPETLEESITLLQEMSANGVRKIIATPHIMGEYYRNGEENIRSSLYRIRSELQRRCISLEIDAAAEYYLDVSLISLLETNQPLLTIAETYLLLETNIVGTPSLLGEAIKLARQRNLVIVLAHPERYHYLQQNFNLVIDLHRLGVLFQVNLGSWTSNHQGTRMLAERLASEGLISFAGSNVHNLRDWSQAHEALHSRNFAKLLEKGLLNQHLL, encoded by the coding sequence ATGCCTTTTCCTTTCCTAAAACGTAACCGAACAGTAGCAGGATTTACCCGTTCATCCCCTTTTGCGGTAGATATGCATGCACACATTTTACCTGCACTTGACAATGGTCCTGAGACCCTGGAAGAGAGTATTACACTGCTGCAGGAAATGTCGGCCAATGGTGTACGCAAAATCATTGCCACACCGCATATCATGGGAGAATATTATCGTAACGGTGAGGAAAATATCCGGTCAAGCCTGTATCGGATCCGTTCGGAACTGCAGCGAAGATGTATTTCTCTGGAAATTGATGCCGCCGCTGAATATTACCTGGATGTATCGCTAATTTCATTGCTTGAAACAAACCAACCTTTACTTACTATCGCAGAAACCTATTTACTTTTAGAGACTAATATTGTCGGAACACCTTCTCTTTTAGGCGAAGCTATCAAGTTGGCCCGTCAACGGAACTTGGTCATTGTTTTAGCACATCCGGAACGGTATCATTATTTACAGCAAAACTTTAATTTGGTCATTGATCTGCACCGCCTTGGGGTTTTGTTTCAGGTTAATCTGGGATCCTGGACAAGTAACCACCAAGGCACCCGTATGCTGGCCGAACGTCTTGCTTCTGAAGGGCTTATCTCTTTTGCGGGCAGTAATGTCCATAATCTCCGTGACTGGAGTCAGGCCCACGAAGCCCTTCATAGTCGCAACTTTGCCAAATTGCTTGAAAAGGGACTGCTTAATCAGCATTTGCTTTAG
- a CDS encoding DUF421 domain-containing protein, whose protein sequence is MFFLEISTEIDWKEVMPGGEDWHFLIETSLRTAIMFLVLLTGLRLLGKRGVKQLSVFELVVIIGLGSAAGDPMLYKDVGILPALVVFSIVIVLYKAVTYVIGQNKKFEVLVEGKPICLIKEGVFSIDNFRKEALGEDEFFSELRLQSVSHLGQIEEAIVETSGQISLFFYEDTQVKYGLPVMLSVLDTSTERISEPGHYSCTFCGYTAKLAAASKKVCPTCKKQNG, encoded by the coding sequence ATGTTTTTTTTAGAAATATCCACGGAAATTGATTGGAAAGAAGTCATGCCGGGAGGGGAAGATTGGCATTTTCTGATCGAGACCTCCCTGCGTACGGCCATCATGTTTCTTGTGCTTTTGACGGGCCTGCGGTTATTGGGAAAGCGAGGCGTAAAACAACTCTCGGTCTTTGAACTGGTGGTCATTATCGGGTTGGGCTCGGCCGCCGGCGACCCGATGCTGTACAAAGACGTAGGGATTCTGCCCGCGCTGGTCGTATTTTCGATCGTCATTGTTTTGTACAAGGCCGTCACTTACGTCATTGGACAAAATAAGAAATTTGAAGTGCTGGTAGAAGGCAAGCCCATCTGCCTGATCAAAGAAGGCGTATTCTCCATCGACAATTTCAGAAAAGAAGCCTTGGGAGAAGATGAATTCTTTTCGGAACTGCGGCTGCAAAGCGTTTCGCATCTGGGCCAGATCGAAGAAGCCATCGTCGAAACGTCCGGCCAAATCAGTCTCTTTTTTTACGAAGACACTCAGGTAAAATACGGGCTGCCCGTGATGCTATCGGTATTGGACACGTCCACCGAGCGCATCTCAGAGCCGGGGCATTATTCCTGCACGTTCTGCGGTTATACCGCAAAATTGGCTGCTGCGTCAAAGAAAGTGTGCCCAACCTGCAAAAAACAAAATGGGTGA
- a CDS encoding VOC family protein, giving the protein MIIQELTLLTDNLIETEQFYTERLGLSLTTKETNGITFQAGETLLRFKKSRIHRHPRYHFAFNIPYNAVLDAFASMSSTLNILPVSATTNIADFANWNAKAFYFYDNNGNIVEYIGRFDLGRHDPPTFTPSAIQSVSEMGLPVKNVKEECEKLMARGGLSYFVKQPPCETFSVLGDDSGLLIMVPIGRNWYPTADLASEAHPVKMRISHAGRTIDINL; this is encoded by the coding sequence ATGATTATCCAAGAGCTGACGTTACTCACCGATAACCTCATCGAAACCGAGCAGTTCTATACCGAACGTTTGGGCCTTTCGCTGACGACCAAAGAGACCAATGGCATCACATTTCAGGCGGGAGAAACGCTGTTACGGTTTAAAAAATCAAGAATCCATCGACACCCCCGCTATCATTTTGCGTTCAACATTCCTTACAACGCAGTGTTGGATGCCTTTGCCTCTATGAGTTCCACCCTAAACATTCTTCCCGTTTCAGCTACCACAAACATCGCGGACTTTGCCAATTGGAACGCCAAAGCCTTTTATTTTTACGACAACAATGGCAACATCGTCGAGTACATCGGTCGATTTGACTTGGGCCGCCACGACCCGCCCACGTTTACCCCTTCGGCCATTCAATCGGTCAGCGAGATGGGGTTGCCCGTGAAAAATGTAAAAGAGGAATGTGAAAAATTAATGGCCCGGGGCGGTCTTTCGTATTTTGTGAAACAGCCTCCCTGCGAAACATTCAGCGTATTGGGCGACGACAGCGGATTGCTGATCATGGTTCCGATCGGAAGGAATTGGTACCCTACCGCCGATTTGGCCTCCGAAGCCCACCCCGTAAAGATGCGCATCAGTCATGCGGGCCGTACCATTGACATAAATCTATGA
- a CDS encoding NmrA family NAD(P)-binding protein, which translates to MKKILITGATGNVGLEVLAALQKLPHSFEVRAGVRNPAKDAEKITGILPTLVPFDFTDPATFRPALTGCDLLFLLRPPQLSEVQKYFKPLIDTAKETGVQCIVFLSVQGVESSTLIPHHTIEKLIVESGIPYVFLRPAYFMQNFTTTLLPDLRLRKRIFLPAGHAKFTLIDVRDIGAAAALILTDSAKHLYKAYELTNNEKLTFGEMAAALSQALDVTIQYESPNLLRFFWAKRRENVPTMLILVMIMLHYLPRFQKEPAITDWVEKLTGTPPVSFAQFILNHRKALHP; encoded by the coding sequence ATGAAAAAAATACTCATCACCGGAGCCACGGGCAATGTCGGCCTGGAAGTACTGGCAGCCCTGCAAAAGCTCCCGCATTCCTTCGAGGTCAGGGCGGGCGTAAGAAACCCCGCAAAAGACGCCGAAAAGATCACAGGCATCCTTCCAACCTTGGTGCCTTTTGACTTTACCGACCCCGCTACCTTTCGGCCCGCGCTGACCGGTTGCGACCTTCTGTTCCTGCTGCGTCCGCCACAACTCTCCGAAGTACAGAAGTATTTTAAGCCCCTGATCGACACCGCCAAAGAAACAGGGGTACAGTGCATCGTTTTTTTATCGGTGCAGGGCGTAGAAAGCAGCACCCTCATTCCCCACCATACCATTGAAAAGCTGATTGTGGAGAGCGGCATTCCGTATGTATTTCTGCGTCCGGCCTACTTTATGCAAAATTTTACCACGACCCTGCTTCCTGACCTGCGGCTCCGCAAACGTATCTTTTTACCCGCCGGCCATGCCAAATTTACCCTGATTGATGTACGGGACATTGGTGCCGCGGCCGCCCTTATATTGACCGACAGCGCCAAGCATCTTTACAAAGCGTATGAGTTGACCAACAATGAAAAGCTTACTTTTGGTGAAATGGCAGCGGCGCTGAGTCAGGCGTTGGACGTGACGATTCAGTACGAATCTCCCAATCTGCTGCGCTTCTTTTGGGCTAAACGCCGCGAAAACGTTCCGACCATGCTCATTTTGGTCATGATCATGCTGCACTATCTGCCGCGATTTCAAAAAGAGCCCGCCATAACCGATTGGGTAGAAAAACTCACCGGTACACCGCCGGTATCGTTTGCTCAATTCATTCTTAATCACCGTAAGGCCTTACATCCTTAA
- the rfbC gene encoding dTDP-4-dehydrorhamnose 3,5-epimerase codes for MQVIKKSIEGLLEIIPTVYKDERGSFFENYNRQLFEAHGLPTHFVQDNQSFSIKGVVRGLHFQRAPHAQGKLVRVITGRVLDIAVDIRPDSPTFGKYEAVELDGERNNMFYIPEGFAHGFAALEDSVFSYKCTNLYHKASEGGIIWNDTELNINWQISNPIVSEKDVLLPAFKAYFAETLP; via the coding sequence ATGCAAGTTATCAAAAAATCTATCGAAGGGCTGCTTGAAATTATACCAACGGTTTATAAAGATGAAAGAGGGTCTTTTTTCGAGAATTATAATCGACAACTTTTTGAGGCCCATGGCCTGCCTACCCATTTTGTACAGGATAATCAATCATTTTCAATCAAAGGCGTAGTGCGCGGTCTGCATTTTCAACGCGCGCCTCACGCACAGGGAAAACTGGTACGGGTCATTACGGGCAGAGTGTTGGATATTGCGGTTGATATTCGTCCCGATTCTCCAACGTTTGGAAAATATGAAGCAGTAGAGCTGGATGGCGAACGCAATAATATGTTCTATATTCCTGAGGGCTTTGCTCATGGCTTTGCCGCTCTGGAAGACTCCGTTTTTAGCTATAAATGTACTAATTTATACCATAAAGCATCAGAAGGAGGTATTATTTGGAACGATACCGAACTGAACATAAATTGGCAGATATCCAACCCCATTGTATCCGAAAAAGACGTGCTTCTTCCTGCATTTAAAGCCTACTTTGCAGAAACACTACCGTAG
- a CDS encoding CBS domain-containing protein translates to MKIKNVLRDKTRNAIFSVTPETTVLDALKQMADKNIGAVLVLEEGKLAGIFSERDYARKGILQGRASNQTLIKEVMTAKLITVTSEQKLEEAMVIMSEKHIRHLPVVDEGELIGIISINDVVASIIKDQKARIESLESYISGNPYA, encoded by the coding sequence ATGAAAATCAAGAACGTATTACGCGACAAGACCCGCAATGCCATCTTTTCGGTTACTCCTGAAACTACGGTGCTGGATGCGCTTAAACAAATGGCGGACAAAAATATTGGAGCGGTGTTGGTTTTGGAAGAGGGGAAGTTGGCCGGAATATTTTCCGAGAGAGACTATGCCCGTAAAGGGATTTTGCAGGGGCGGGCGTCCAACCAAACGCTTATTAAAGAAGTAATGACGGCTAAGTTGATCACGGTCACTTCCGAGCAAAAACTGGAAGAAGCCATGGTAATTATGTCAGAGAAGCACATCCGTCACTTACCGGTTGTCGACGAAGGCGAACTGATCGGTATCATCTCCATCAATGACGTTGTAGCCAGTATCATCAAAGATCAAAAAGCACGGATTGAATCGCTGGAAAGCTACATTTCGGGTAATCCTTACGCATAA
- a CDS encoding YdeI/OmpD-associated family protein produces the protein MSIQETELFYPENQQHWRDWLAENHVQKEAVWLIYYRKSANQPTIKWSDAVDEALCFGWIDSVQKKLDDERSIQFFSKRKPKSTWSKINKEKVIKLIASGQMTDAGLKCIEIAKQNGSWAILDSVEELIMPLDLETELTSKPNAMEYFMGLSKSTRKAMLQWLVLAKRPETRQKRILEIAELAEKRQKPKQF, from the coding sequence ATGTCCATCCAAGAAACCGAACTGTTTTACCCCGAGAACCAACAGCACTGGCGAGATTGGTTAGCAGAAAACCATGTGCAAAAAGAGGCGGTTTGGCTCATTTATTATAGAAAAAGTGCCAACCAACCAACGATAAAATGGAGTGACGCCGTGGATGAAGCCCTGTGTTTTGGTTGGATAGACAGTGTACAGAAAAAATTGGACGATGAACGATCCATTCAGTTTTTCAGTAAACGCAAACCCAAAAGTACCTGGTCAAAAATCAATAAAGAAAAAGTCATTAAGCTAATTGCCTCCGGCCAAATGACCGACGCCGGGCTCAAGTGCATAGAAATAGCCAAGCAGAACGGTTCCTGGGCAATATTGGACAGTGTGGAAGAATTGATCATGCCCCTTGATCTCGAAACCGAGCTAACGTCCAAACCAAACGCCATGGAGTATTTTATGGGTTTAAGCAAGTCTACCCGAAAAGCGATGTTGCAATGGCTGGTATTGGCCAAGCGCCCCGAAACAAGGCAAAAAAGAATCCTTGAAATAGCCGAACTCGCCGAAAAAAGACAAAAGCCCAAACAATTTTAA
- the coaD gene encoding pantetheine-phosphate adenylyltransferase, translating into MKRVALFPGSFDPFTKGHEDIVLRGLHLFDEIIVGIGHNAAKKRYFPVEVMQRLIEETFEKYPQIHTVTYDDLTANMARQLGARFLIRGLRNTTDFEYENSISQVNRHVYSDVETVFLITSPHLAPISSTIIRELHKYGHNVDEFLPYKLSELTTSV; encoded by the coding sequence ATGAAACGTGTAGCTCTTTTTCCCGGATCGTTTGACCCTTTTACCAAAGGCCACGAAGACATCGTGCTCAGGGGGTTGCATCTTTTTGATGAGATTATTGTCGGAATCGGACATAATGCCGCCAAGAAACGCTATTTTCCGGTGGAAGTAATGCAGCGTTTGATTGAAGAAACGTTTGAAAAATATCCACAGATACACACCGTTACGTATGATGATCTGACGGCCAATATGGCGCGTCAGTTAGGGGCACGGTTTTTGATAAGGGGGCTGCGTAATACCACTGATTTTGAATATGAAAATAGCATTTCACAGGTAAACCGCCACGTATACAGCGATGTAGAAACGGTTTTTTTGATTACGTCACCGCATTTGGCACCCATTAGTTCAACCATCATTCGTGAGCTTCATAAGTATGGACATAATGTAGATGAATTTTTGCCGTATAAATTATCGGAGCTTACCACTTCGGTGTAA
- a CDS encoding DUF3822 family protein codes for MVDTQNAIAPLLEIKDEHFDPKRCAEYELLMELGAERLRFLVLDGRKKRVLYLEDYLIGGLPSEKKWSTWLAKLSEQHPFWGGNLWKSVTVSFNTPYFTLIPDVYFRKEYLNSYLNLVQGDLFETDQILHREVKRIEARNVFTVNKELWEWVLNTYTLQAPTFIHQTNALIEGALELSGNDKESIILDLHYEDDFVTLVIVQNGSLLMCNKFAYKTAADMAYFIMFVLDSLQLKPDEVKCRFYGETTPYSEDYQLLQKFLPHLSFGKTPENIIVGSAFEDVPEHRYYSLYTIHFAS; via the coding sequence ATGGTTGATACACAAAACGCAATTGCTCCTTTGTTGGAGATAAAGGACGAACACTTCGACCCTAAAAGATGCGCAGAGTACGAATTATTGATGGAATTGGGCGCCGAACGACTGCGCTTTCTGGTGTTGGACGGTCGTAAAAAACGGGTTTTATATTTGGAAGATTATTTGATCGGTGGGTTGCCCAGTGAAAAAAAATGGTCCACTTGGCTCGCAAAATTATCAGAGCAGCATCCTTTTTGGGGTGGTAATCTTTGGAAAAGCGTGACTGTTTCCTTTAATACGCCTTATTTTACGTTGATTCCCGACGTGTATTTTCGGAAGGAATACCTCAACAGCTACCTAAATTTGGTACAGGGTGATCTTTTTGAAACCGACCAGATCCTGCACCGGGAAGTCAAACGGATCGAAGCAAGGAATGTTTTTACGGTCAATAAAGAATTGTGGGAGTGGGTTTTAAACACGTACACATTGCAGGCACCTACTTTTATTCACCAAACCAATGCCCTGATAGAAGGCGCACTGGAGCTTTCGGGCAATGACAAAGAATCCATTATACTGGATCTGCACTATGAAGATGATTTCGTAACCCTGGTGATCGTTCAAAACGGTTCTCTGCTGATGTGTAATAAATTTGCCTACAAAACTGCTGCGGATATGGCCTATTTCATCATGTTTGTACTGGATTCTCTCCAACTCAAACCCGATGAAGTAAAATGTCGCTTCTATGGTGAAACAACCCCCTATTCAGAAGATTATCAGCTTCTGCAAAAGTTTTTGCCTCACCTCTCTTTCGGTAAAACTCCCGAAAACATCATCGTAGGTTCGGCTTTTGAAGATGTACCTGAGCATCGTTATTACAGTTTATATACCATTCACTTTGCTTCCTGA
- a CDS encoding DUF983 domain-containing protein yields MRKGSKIYSILYNKCPRCQQGAFFVYNNPFNLRKFDKMHPHCEVCGESFEREPGFYFGGMYGSYTLYTLLIASVFVSCVVVLKINIFYVLAFLIPILIISQPVFFRWGRLLWINIFVSYNPDAANGEKKITPKW; encoded by the coding sequence ATGCGTAAAGGGTCCAAAATATACAGTATTCTCTACAACAAATGTCCTCGCTGCCAGCAGGGAGCATTCTTTGTTTACAATAACCCATTCAATTTGAGGAAATTTGACAAAATGCACCCACACTGCGAAGTATGCGGGGAGTCATTCGAGCGAGAGCCCGGATTTTATTTTGGCGGTATGTACGGAAGTTATACTCTTTATACATTACTGATCGCAAGTGTCTTTGTCAGCTGTGTAGTGGTTTTAAAGATCAACATCTTTTACGTGTTGGCCTTTCTTATCCCCATCCTCATTATTTCACAACCTGTTTTTTTTCGTTGGGGCAGACTGCTCTGGATCAATATTTTTGTCAGCTACAATCCTGACGCCGCCAATGGAGAAAAAAAGATTACACCGAAGTGGTAA
- a CDS encoding NUDIX domain-containing protein, which yields MEKARQEVARLYGNRLRLRVCGICVENNKILMLSHRGIGHTDIFWCPPGGGIQFGESTHEALKREFEEETGLMIDIGNLLFVNEFMQPPLHALELFFEVKCTGGHLHLGTDPEMTGDTQIIQEMRWMSFEEIKAYPSHEVHTLFKHCERLSDIYQLRGYLNESSQLAEVDIN from the coding sequence TTGGAAAAGGCAAGACAGGAAGTAGCCCGATTGTATGGCAATCGCTTACGGTTGAGAGTGTGCGGAATTTGTGTCGAAAACAATAAAATTTTGATGCTGAGTCATCGGGGTATCGGTCATACCGATATTTTCTGGTGTCCTCCGGGAGGTGGAATTCAATTTGGCGAATCCACGCACGAAGCCCTGAAACGCGAATTTGAAGAAGAAACGGGCCTAATGATTGATATTGGCAATCTATTGTTTGTCAATGAATTTATGCAGCCTCCTCTGCACGCACTTGAGTTGTTTTTTGAAGTTAAATGCACAGGCGGCCATCTCCACTTAGGAACTGATCCCGAAATGACCGGCGACACCCAGATCATTCAGGAAATGCGATGGATGAGTTTTGAAGAAATCAAAGCGTACCCGTCCCATGAGGTACATACCCTGTTTAAGCATTGTGAACGTCTATCTGATATTTATCAATTGCGAGGGTACCTGAATGAGTCCTCCCAATTGGCGGAGGTTGACATCAATTGA